The following are encoded in a window of Epilithonimonas zeae genomic DNA:
- a CDS encoding TonB-dependent receptor domain-containing protein, with product MERTEIVSVFQKKFFGLALTIGAASFIMAQQKVTISGNVKDTNGGVGYASITFKNQQNSQLSDAALADADGNYKLDLAPGSYDVSIEAVDYKKFTQTIRVEKAGAIAPFVVVSDGKANLNNTTDIQGVVITAQSTKPYKVELDKKTYDPSQDLVSKGGSLQDVLSNVPSVSVDTDGTVSMRGSSNVRFLINGKPSALLGIDDGANALQSIPADQIEKIEVITNPSSKFEASGTAGILNIILKKNKKTGFNGSVIGTLGYLPQTNLNTSLSWRKGNFSWFLNGGGGYRESKNTNRNDNYYNNVTTVGDETESHQNSEIENKNSNYNATAGIVYEISDKTSVNASGTVRTFESDNTGNIDYNYELFNSPSTYTLRNTIGTSNNLAFQGDFGLDHKFDDKGQNLSLSLSLQRNRSNNDSNIKEYDDYSTVTSLQNLISQRTLNKNIVAKADYELPIGEISKLEAGYRLDSNNNTYDNNVLESTTAFPTLRNLGLYTYDANYKELFNAFYLQFKSKIGNVGYQLGLRDEVSSVTIDYQNLLTPGSVGYTDPIVNRKKSYNNLFPSVFLSYEFAKDNQLLVNYTRRIDRPRGFFLIPNPSYNDNQNIFDGNIDLNPSYVDSYEVGYSISKKKFTINPTLYYRHQEDDVKMLVYNTKERYESEPDVFKDRIVFHTKPINLGTDDKFGLDLNFNWDATSWLKFMGNVDVFGYNTKGSTPYNTLDKDGNPIVAIANFNGKGVSTRSRLTSTFKIDKTLNLQLQGFYRGGTKTDYQIRKDMYAINFGASKTIWNGNGTLAFNIQDVFNTRAMQSTTYTANSTRDSYMQWQPRQFTMSLTYRFKQGEKVEQPKRKKDINSNTSGDDQQGPM from the coding sequence ATGGAACGAACGGAAATTGTAAGTGTATTTCAGAAAAAATTCTTTGGGTTAGCCTTAACCATTGGAGCTGCGAGTTTTATAATGGCTCAGCAAAAAGTGACTATTTCTGGAAATGTAAAAGATACAAATGGCGGTGTTGGATATGCATCCATAACTTTTAAAAATCAACAAAATTCACAATTAAGTGATGCAGCTTTGGCAGATGCTGACGGAAACTATAAATTAGATCTAGCTCCTGGAAGTTACGACGTAAGCATAGAAGCGGTTGATTATAAAAAATTCACACAAACAATCAGAGTAGAGAAAGCTGGCGCCATTGCACCCTTCGTTGTTGTTTCTGATGGAAAAGCCAATCTTAATAATACAACCGACATCCAAGGCGTTGTAATTACTGCACAATCAACAAAACCTTACAAGGTTGAATTGGATAAAAAAACTTATGATCCTTCGCAGGATTTAGTGAGCAAAGGTGGAAGTTTACAAGATGTTTTGTCCAATGTTCCATCTGTTTCTGTTGATACGGACGGAACGGTTTCTATGCGTGGAAGTTCAAATGTGAGATTTTTGATTAACGGAAAACCTTCTGCACTTCTGGGTATTGATGATGGAGCGAATGCGTTACAAAGTATCCCTGCCGATCAAATTGAAAAGATTGAGGTTATAACCAATCCATCTTCAAAATTCGAAGCAAGTGGAACTGCAGGTATTCTTAATATTATCCTAAAGAAAAATAAAAAGACAGGTTTTAATGGCAGTGTGATTGGAACTTTAGGATATTTGCCACAAACCAATCTTAACACAAGCCTTAGTTGGAGAAAAGGGAATTTTTCTTGGTTCTTAAACGGTGGTGGTGGCTACAGAGAATCTAAAAACACCAATAGAAATGACAATTATTATAATAATGTCACGACTGTCGGTGATGAAACAGAGTCTCACCAAAATTCTGAAATAGAGAATAAAAACAGCAACTATAATGCTACAGCCGGAATTGTTTATGAAATATCTGACAAGACATCTGTCAATGCATCCGGAACTGTAAGAACATTTGAGAGTGATAACACTGGTAATATTGATTACAATTACGAACTTTTTAATTCACCAAGCACTTATACATTAAGAAATACCATCGGTACCAGTAACAATCTTGCGTTTCAGGGAGATTTTGGTTTAGATCATAAATTTGATGATAAAGGACAGAATCTATCTTTATCATTGAGTTTACAGAGAAATCGTTCGAATAATGATTCCAACATCAAGGAATATGATGATTACAGCACCGTAACATCTCTCCAAAATCTTATTAGTCAAAGAACGCTCAACAAAAACATTGTTGCGAAAGCTGATTATGAATTACCAATCGGAGAAATTTCCAAGTTGGAGGCCGGATATCGTTTAGATTCCAATAATAATACCTACGATAATAATGTTCTGGAAAGTACAACAGCTTTCCCTACATTGAGAAATCTTGGACTTTATACTTATGATGCTAATTATAAGGAGTTGTTTAATGCCTTTTATTTACAATTCAAAAGTAAAATTGGAAATGTTGGTTATCAATTGGGGTTAAGGGATGAAGTTTCTAGTGTTACGATAGATTATCAAAATTTGTTAACTCCAGGCTCGGTTGGCTATACAGATCCAATAGTAAACAGAAAGAAAAGTTACAACAACCTTTTTCCAAGTGTATTTTTGAGCTATGAGTTTGCTAAAGACAATCAATTATTAGTTAATTATACCCGAAGAATTGACCGACCAAGAGGATTTTTCTTGATTCCAAATCCTAGCTATAATGACAATCAGAATATCTTTGATGGTAATATAGATCTTAATCCTTCTTATGTTGATTCCTACGAAGTAGGTTACAGCATTTCTAAAAAGAAATTCACCATTAATCCAACACTTTATTACAGACATCAAGAAGATGATGTAAAAATGCTGGTTTACAACACAAAAGAAAGATATGAATCTGAGCCTGATGTTTTCAAGGACCGAATCGTATTCCATACCAAGCCTATCAATCTGGGAACCGATGACAAATTTGGATTGGATTTAAATTTTAATTGGGATGCTACAAGCTGGCTCAAGTTTATGGGTAATGTGGATGTATTTGGCTATAATACAAAAGGAAGTACACCTTATAATACATTAGACAAGGATGGAAATCCTATTGTTGCAATAGCCAATTTTAATGGAAAAGGTGTTTCAACTAGATCAAGACTTACGTCAACATTTAAAATTGATAAGACTCTCAATCTGCAACTGCAAGGATTCTATAGAGGCGGAACAAAAACAGATTATCAAATCAGAAAAGATATGTATGCAATCAATTTTGGAGCATCAAAAACAATATGGAATGGTAATGGAACGTTGGCTTTCAATATTCAGGATGTTTTTAATACGAGAGCAATGCAATCTACTACCTACACTGCAAACAGCACAAGAGACTCTTATATGCAATGGCAACCTAGACAGTTTACAATGTCTTTAACCTACAGATTCAAACAAGGAGAAAAAGTAGAACAACCAAAACGTAAAAAAGATATTAACTCGAACACTTCTGGTGATGACCAGCAAGGTCCGATGTAA
- a CDS encoding NUDIX hydrolase, giving the protein MQIFGKDLLRDIKAAELLGENAHKIYSPPYRPVFSYEDILTKNPKFAAVNILLYLKNNEWHFPLIVRSVNENDRHSGQISLPGGKREKEDPDFAYTAKRETSEELGIDDHYVRIIREMSPIYIPPSNFYVHSFVSYTKKNPEFFLQETEAVELIEFPISSLLSLPNQPKIMALPSTKGYEVPVIDFNGYIIWGATSMILSEFSNLLKNV; this is encoded by the coding sequence ATGCAGATTTTTGGAAAAGATTTACTCAGAGATATCAAAGCAGCGGAATTGTTAGGCGAAAATGCTCACAAAATTTATTCTCCGCCCTATCGTCCTGTTTTCAGTTACGAAGATATTCTGACTAAAAATCCAAAGTTTGCAGCCGTTAATATTCTACTTTATCTTAAGAATAATGAATGGCATTTCCCTCTGATTGTAAGAAGCGTGAATGAAAACGACAGACACAGTGGACAAATCTCATTGCCTGGTGGAAAAAGAGAAAAAGAAGACCCTGATTTTGCTTACACAGCTAAACGTGAAACTTCTGAGGAATTAGGAATTGATGACCATTACGTGAGGATAATCCGCGAAATGTCTCCGATTTATATTCCGCCAAGTAATTTTTATGTTCACTCTTTTGTGTCTTATACGAAGAAAAATCCTGAATTCTTTTTACAGGAAACCGAAGCTGTAGAATTGATTGAATTCCCGATTTCATCTTTATTGAGTCTTCCTAACCAACCCAAAATAATGGCTTTGCCTTCCACGAAAGGTTATGAAGTTCCCGTAATCGATTTCAATGGGTACATCATTTGGGGTGCTACATCAATGATTTTGAGTGAATTCAGCAACTTGTTAAAAAATGTTTAA
- a CDS encoding efflux RND transporter periplasmic adaptor subunit codes for MEKEKKKFTFKKAISIFLGLLFVVALVGGIGYLIKSNSAENEVFLTRKPSIKNLDDKVMATGKIEPREEIEIKPNIAGIIQSINVDEGDKVQAGQLIATIRIVPNITEVNNATMQVNNSQIQLTNAKVNVDNQQKQYEMQAKLYKQGVISKQEYITAQQQLETTVQQQKLAVQQLNAAQKQLQIVRTGATPELQSMATTQVRAKAAGTVLTIPVKVGSQVIEANSFNAGTTICSIADLNSLIFKGNIDEAQAGKLKQGMDMSVVIGALQNKSFPGKLTLIAPKGTEESGTIKFAVEGDVFNKTGEYIRAGFSANGEILLSSKKNALLLDESLIQYEKGNNKSFVEVKQPNGGFKKVYVKLGSSDGINVQILSGIDKNAEVKVWNPSDKDKEELKEQKK; via the coding sequence ATGGAAAAGGAAAAAAAGAAATTTACATTCAAGAAAGCGATTTCCATATTTTTGGGATTACTTTTCGTGGTAGCTTTAGTTGGCGGAATCGGTTATCTTATCAAGTCCAATTCGGCTGAGAACGAAGTTTTCCTGACCAGAAAGCCTAGCATCAAAAATCTGGATGATAAGGTAATGGCAACCGGAAAAATAGAACCTCGCGAAGAAATCGAAATCAAACCAAACATTGCAGGAATTATCCAAAGCATCAATGTAGACGAAGGTGATAAAGTGCAAGCCGGACAATTGATAGCAACAATAAGAATTGTTCCTAATATCACGGAAGTGAACAACGCTACGATGCAGGTCAATAATTCGCAAATTCAATTGACGAATGCAAAAGTCAATGTTGACAATCAGCAGAAACAATACGAAATGCAGGCGAAATTGTACAAACAAGGTGTGATTTCTAAGCAGGAATACATCACTGCTCAGCAACAATTGGAAACGACGGTTCAACAACAGAAATTAGCCGTACAACAGCTGAATGCAGCTCAAAAGCAATTACAGATTGTAAGAACCGGTGCTACACCAGAATTGCAAAGTATGGCAACCACTCAAGTCCGTGCAAAAGCGGCGGGAACGGTGCTTACAATCCCTGTAAAAGTAGGAAGTCAGGTTATCGAAGCTAACTCTTTCAATGCTGGAACAACAATCTGTTCTATCGCAGACCTTAATTCATTAATTTTTAAAGGTAATATCGATGAAGCGCAAGCTGGAAAATTGAAACAAGGAATGGATATGAGCGTCGTAATCGGTGCTTTGCAAAACAAATCTTTCCCTGGGAAATTAACTTTGATTGCTCCAAAAGGAACTGAGGAAAGCGGAACAATCAAATTCGCTGTGGAAGGAGATGTGTTCAATAAAACTGGAGAATACATCAGAGCAGGTTTCAGTGCAAACGGAGAAATCTTATTGAGTTCTAAGAAAAATGCATTACTTTTGGATGAGTCACTGATCCAGTATGAAAAGGGTAACAACAAATCCTTTGTAGAAGTAAAACAACCGAATGGTGGCTTCAAAAAAGTATATGTTAAGTTAGGTTCAAGTGACGGAATCAATGTTCAAATTCTTTCAGGAATAGACAAAAATGCTGAGGTAAAAGTTTGGAATCCTTCTGATAAGGATAAAGAAGAACTGAAGGAACAAAAAAAATAA
- the mltG gene encoding endolytic transglycosylase MltG gives MKKIILVISIVFVAILGFFGLKFYNKYLGNNVEKEGFVLIPHHSSYKQILDSISPFVKNQDNFASIADDKNLKENYKPGRYELKPGMNNREIANMIIAGNQTPNSFRIKDFDDVYQMIGRVTKKTEIDSLKFANQLNEIAISKGYKNAEDLKKYFFNNTYDFFWTVTPKEFFNKFESDYKDFWTADRIEKEKQSGLTRDQIYALASIVYKESGGKPDEQRTIAGLYINRYKKGMKLQSDPTVIYAVNKASNFTQQIKRVYYKHLKEPSPYNTYANKGIPPGPICIVDKNSLNAVLDAEKNNYIFMCADPARFGYHKFTDNDAEHAKNAKAYQDWLNSKQIK, from the coding sequence ATGAAAAAAATAATTCTTGTCATATCTATTGTATTTGTAGCAATCCTGGGTTTCTTTGGATTGAAATTTTATAATAAATATCTTGGAAATAATGTGGAAAAAGAAGGATTTGTCTTGATTCCGCATCATTCTTCTTATAAACAAATTCTGGATTCTATTTCTCCTTTCGTTAAAAATCAGGACAACTTTGCGAGTATTGCAGATGATAAAAATCTCAAAGAAAATTACAAGCCTGGTCGATATGAATTGAAACCAGGAATGAACAACCGTGAAATTGCCAATATGATTATCGCCGGAAATCAAACGCCTAATTCTTTCAGGATTAAAGATTTCGATGATGTTTACCAGATGATTGGAAGAGTTACCAAAAAGACAGAAATTGATTCTTTGAAATTTGCTAATCAACTGAACGAAATCGCTATCAGCAAAGGTTACAAAAACGCAGAGGATCTTAAGAAATATTTCTTCAACAACACTTATGATTTTTTCTGGACAGTAACACCAAAAGAATTCTTCAACAAATTCGAATCAGATTATAAAGATTTTTGGACAGCTGACAGAATCGAAAAAGAAAAACAATCCGGATTAACAAGAGATCAAATCTATGCATTAGCTTCTATCGTTTACAAAGAATCTGGTGGAAAACCTGATGAACAAAGAACAATTGCCGGCCTTTACATCAATCGATATAAAAAAGGAATGAAGTTGCAGAGCGACCCGACGGTTATTTATGCAGTTAACAAGGCGAGTAATTTCACTCAACAAATTAAGAGAGTTTATTACAAACACCTAAAAGAACCTTCTCCTTACAACACTTATGCGAACAAGGGAATTCCGCCAGGCCCCATTTGTATTGTAGACAAAAACTCATTGAATGCAGTTTTAGATGCAGAAAAAAACAACTACATTTTTATGTGCGCCGATCCTGCGAGATTCGGTTATCATAAATTCACAGATAATGATGCGGAACACGCCAAGAATGCAAAAGCCTATCAAGACTGGTTGAACAGCAAACAAATAAAATAA
- a CDS encoding TolC family protein: MLKKVFCISLLSIGVLGFSQKKWTIQECVDYAIKNNLQIQAQAYNKDVQTKNLEMAKKEYLPSVSGTINNNANFGQSLVGTSSIRNDSYYNGANLGANILVYNNGRLEKTIKKTSFDVDASLQDIETIKNNISLQIAQQYLNVMLNREIKKISESAMENAQRLYDRAKITTDVGTTAQTVLAEATASVAREKQNVKTAQINVDKALFAMAQLLQLQDYKTFDVVDIPVPDELTPQTESVEEVLNIAYTSQPIVKAAEIRIKAAEAQTEVVKTNFYPTISATAGIGSFYNNLLNKNTIGYSVDAAGNPVAITERNFTQQYKDNFGQQLSLSANIPIFNKGITKLQVEQTKINEVIAKNNLEQQKFQLKQDIQQAQFNADSNYEIYVAAIEAEKSTRLALDFAEKSYEAGRSTIYDVTIARNNYANAQGSVAQAKYNYLFSIKVLDFYAGRGINL; the protein is encoded by the coding sequence ATGCTTAAAAAAGTTTTTTGTATTTCGCTTTTGTCAATAGGAGTTTTGGGATTTTCTCAGAAGAAATGGACGATTCAGGAATGTGTGGATTATGCAATTAAAAACAATTTGCAAATCCAAGCGCAGGCTTACAACAAAGATGTGCAGACAAAAAATCTGGAAATGGCTAAAAAGGAATATTTGCCTTCTGTTTCCGGAACAATTAATAACAACGCCAATTTTGGACAATCCTTAGTCGGAACCAGCAGTATTAGAAATGACAGTTATTATAACGGTGCCAATTTAGGGGCTAATATTTTGGTTTATAATAACGGAAGATTGGAAAAAACCATCAAGAAAACCAGCTTCGATGTGGATGCGAGTCTACAGGATATCGAAACCATCAAAAATAATATTTCCCTTCAAATTGCTCAGCAATATCTGAATGTGATGCTGAATAGAGAAATAAAAAAAATCTCTGAAAGTGCAATGGAAAATGCACAAAGATTATATGACCGGGCGAAAATCACGACAGATGTTGGAACTACGGCTCAGACCGTTTTAGCAGAAGCAACGGCATCTGTGGCGAGAGAAAAACAGAATGTAAAAACAGCTCAAATCAATGTTGATAAAGCGCTTTTTGCAATGGCTCAGCTTCTTCAATTACAAGATTACAAAACATTTGATGTGGTAGACATTCCAGTTCCCGATGAATTGACACCACAAACTGAATCTGTAGAAGAAGTCCTGAATATTGCTTACACTTCTCAACCAATCGTGAAAGCTGCGGAAATCAGAATAAAAGCAGCTGAAGCACAAACTGAAGTTGTTAAAACTAATTTTTATCCAACAATATCCGCTACTGCTGGGATTGGAAGTTTTTATAACAATCTTTTGAATAAAAATACAATTGGTTACAGTGTAGATGCAGCTGGAAATCCTGTGGCAATAACCGAAAGAAATTTCACACAACAATACAAAGATAATTTTGGACAACAGTTGAGCTTATCAGCTAACATCCCGATTTTCAATAAAGGAATTACAAAACTGCAAGTGGAGCAAACAAAAATCAATGAAGTCATTGCTAAAAATAATTTGGAGCAACAGAAATTCCAGTTGAAGCAGGATATTCAGCAGGCGCAGTTCAATGCAGATTCTAATTATGAAATCTATGTCGCTGCCATCGAAGCTGAAAAAAGCACGAGATTAGCTTTGGATTTTGCTGAGAAAAGTTACGAAGCTGGACGCTCTACAATCTATGATGTAACAATTGCCAGAAATAATTATGCAAATGCGCAAGGTTCTGTAGCACAGGCGAAATACAATTATCTGTTCAGTATCAAAGTTTTAGATTTCTACGCGGGACGTGGGATTAATTTGTAA
- a CDS encoding ABC transporter ATP-binding protein, translating to MLKIEDVNKSYDTGKSKLHVLKGINLNINQGEFVSIMGSSGSGKSTLLNIIGILDEADNGIYELDGFPIKHLTEVKAAEYRSRFIGFIFQSFNLINYKTALENVALPLYYQNVSRKERTQKALEYLEKVGLKEWAEHLPSELSGGQKQRVAIARALISEPKLILADEPTGALDSKTTHDIMKLLQEINNEGKTIVVVTHENDVAAQTKRNVVLKDGRIESDEYIQQIVL from the coding sequence ATTTTGAAAATAGAAGATGTCAACAAATCTTACGATACAGGCAAGAGCAAACTTCACGTGCTGAAAGGTATTAATCTTAATATCAACCAAGGTGAGTTTGTTTCTATTATGGGAAGCTCGGGTTCCGGAAAATCGACTTTGCTTAATATCATTGGGATTTTGGATGAAGCAGATAATGGGATTTATGAACTTGATGGATTTCCGATTAAACATCTTACAGAAGTAAAAGCTGCTGAATACAGAAGCCGTTTCATTGGATTTATTTTTCAGTCATTTAATTTGATTAATTATAAAACGGCGTTGGAAAACGTAGCGCTTCCATTATATTATCAAAATGTTTCCAGAAAAGAAAGAACCCAAAAAGCTTTGGAATATCTGGAAAAAGTAGGATTGAAAGAATGGGCAGAACACCTTCCCAGTGAACTTTCCGGAGGACAAAAACAAAGAGTTGCTATCGCCAGAGCATTAATCTCTGAACCAAAATTAATTCTCGCTGATGAACCAACCGGAGCTTTGGATTCCAAAACAACCCACGATATTATGAAGCTACTTCAGGAAATTAACAATGAAGGGAAAACAATTGTTGTAGTAACTCACGAGAACGATGTTGCAGCACAAACCAAAAGAAATGTTGTCCTGAAAGATGGCAGAATAGAAAGCGATGAGTATATCCAACAAATTGTTTTATAA
- a CDS encoding ABC transporter permease, producing MNILFKRDTWQEIYYSLRNNKLRTFLTMIGVGWGMFLYVSLLGAAKGMENGFNKLFSGLATNSIFLWPQNTNIPYEGFAKGRKMDLHLKDIEYITKKIPEIDYISPQSVRGNFGTPGEQISRNGKKNTYMITGDFPVGNQISKKKLLFGRYINDADIQAKKNVIVIGEEIYKNLFDAKKNENPIGKSVNLKGIFFNVIGVFRVPRGGGMENDQSAYIPFSTYSGMYNEGDKVGFFAIVGKPNAEAAIVETKVKDELKKINHVSPEDTNAFGSFNLAKEFKKVTGFLTGMQLLTIVVGTLTILAGVIAISNILLITVKERTKEIGIRRALGAKPAEVRNQILLESVVITLSSGLLGFLSGIFLLIILNVATMNNDAFPFSNPTVDYGNVFSAMGIMIFLGLVIGLIPAQRAVKIKPIEALRTE from the coding sequence GTGAATATACTTTTCAAAAGAGATACCTGGCAGGAGATTTATTATTCCCTTCGGAATAATAAGCTCAGAACGTTTCTCACGATGATAGGCGTGGGTTGGGGTATGTTTTTGTATGTTAGCTTGTTAGGTGCTGCAAAAGGAATGGAGAATGGTTTTAACAAATTGTTTTCCGGGCTTGCGACCAACTCGATATTCCTTTGGCCACAAAATACAAATATCCCTTACGAAGGTTTTGCGAAAGGTAGAAAAATGGATCTTCATCTGAAAGACATAGAATACATCACGAAGAAAATTCCGGAAATCGATTATATTTCGCCGCAAAGTGTACGAGGTAATTTTGGGACGCCAGGTGAGCAGATTTCCAGAAATGGAAAGAAAAATACCTATATGATAACCGGCGATTTTCCTGTTGGTAATCAGATTTCCAAGAAAAAATTATTGTTCGGACGATATATTAATGACGCAGATATTCAGGCTAAAAAGAATGTGATTGTCATAGGAGAGGAGATTTACAAAAATCTTTTCGATGCGAAGAAAAATGAAAATCCCATTGGGAAATCAGTCAATCTGAAAGGTATATTTTTCAATGTCATTGGTGTTTTCAGGGTTCCAAGAGGTGGTGGAATGGAGAATGATCAATCTGCTTATATTCCGTTTTCCACTTATTCCGGGATGTATAACGAAGGTGATAAAGTTGGATTTTTCGCTATTGTTGGAAAACCAAATGCCGAAGCTGCAATTGTAGAAACTAAAGTGAAAGACGAATTGAAAAAAATTAATCACGTTTCACCGGAAGATACTAATGCATTCGGAAGCTTTAACCTTGCAAAAGAATTTAAAAAAGTAACAGGATTTTTAACAGGAATGCAGTTGTTGACAATTGTTGTAGGAACGTTGACAATTTTAGCAGGTGTCATTGCCATCTCGAATATCTTATTAATTACAGTAAAAGAAAGAACCAAGGAAATAGGAATCAGAAGAGCTTTGGGCGCAAAACCTGCAGAAGTTCGAAATCAGATTTTGCTGGAAAGTGTTGTGATTACTTTATCATCAGGATTATTAGGATTTTTATCTGGGATTTTCCTTCTCATTATTCTGAATGTTGCAACGATGAACAACGATGCTTTCCCATTCAGCAATCCGACTGTGGATTACGGAAACGTATTTTCGGCAATGGGAATTATGATTTTCCTAGGATTGGTAATCGGATTGATTCCTGCACAAAGAGCGGTTAAAATCAAACCAATTGAAGCCTTAAGAACAGAATAA
- the dapF gene encoding diaminopimelate epimerase codes for MKFYKYQGTGNDFVMIDNRLGEWDDLSIENIQKLCDRRFGIGADGLIKINSAEGVDFEVDYYNSDGSKSFCGNGARCSVAFAHFLDIIEDKTTFIAIDGIHEAEIKNGIIKLKMGDVKTIDTDGNDFVLNTGSPHYVKYVEMLNNYNVYKNGNEIRNSETYKQEGINVNFVEKLSDKELFVRTYERGVEDETYSCGTGVTAAALTFMKNNNQTFVGIKVMGGNLKVYAEKDGDGFKNIWLEGPAVQVFKGDTNL; via the coding sequence ATGAAATTTTATAAATACCAAGGAACAGGAAATGATTTCGTGATGATAGACAACCGTTTAGGGGAATGGGATGATCTTTCTATCGAAAACATACAAAAACTTTGCGACCGCAGATTCGGGATTGGCGCAGACGGATTAATTAAAATTAATTCCGCAGAAGGTGTTGATTTTGAAGTGGATTATTATAATTCTGATGGGTCTAAAAGTTTTTGCGGAAATGGCGCCCGCTGTTCGGTTGCATTTGCTCATTTTTTAGATATTATTGAAGATAAGACAACTTTTATCGCCATCGATGGAATCCACGAGGCAGAAATCAAAAACGGCATTATCAAATTAAAAATGGGTGATGTAAAAACCATAGATACTGACGGAAATGACTTCGTTTTGAATACCGGATCGCCACATTATGTTAAGTATGTGGAAATGTTAAATAATTATAATGTTTACAAAAACGGTAACGAAATCCGAAATTCTGAAACTTATAAGCAGGAAGGAATCAATGTCAACTTCGTAGAAAAATTGTCCGACAAGGAACTTTTTGTGAGAACTTATGAGCGGGGCGTTGAAGATGAAACTTACAGTTGCGGAACTGGCGTTACAGCTGCAGCTTTAACTTTTATGAAAAATAATAATCAAACGTTTGTTGGAATTAAAGTGATGGGCGGCAATTTGAAAGTTTATGCCGAAAAAGATGGAGACGGGTTCAAAAATATTTGGTTAGAAGGTCCAGCAGTTCAGGTTTTTAAAGGAGATACTAATTTATAA
- a CDS encoding ABC transporter permease, translating to MFDLDRWQEIFSSIRSNVLRTVLSGFTVALGLFIFIVLFGIGNGLNNSFAKAFTRDATNLIMVWGGKTTIPYAGLQSDRTITFNNDDFDAIVKESKGKLEYASPRYTTNLTVKYGKESGSYQINGVLGDEKFLENRTMIDGRYINERDNELKQNVASIGRMAWRDLIRDGNPIGKDLEINGTMFKVVGVFSDPGGDWDERHISIPLSTLQQMKKSSDTISTVMLAYNPDMTPDEGVKYGDQLEKNIRARQSISPEDQQGIRVSNNAKNTQDSFAFLFVITAVVGFIGLGTLLAGIIGISNIMVYIIKERTKEIGVRKAIGAKPAGIVALILQESIVITVISGFVGVGLGVLALKLIGNNLEDFFITEPSVGWGLIAAAFFCLVLSGAIAGFVPAYKASKIKPIEALRTD from the coding sequence ATGTTTGATTTAGACCGCTGGCAAGAGATATTTAGTTCCATTCGCAGTAATGTATTGCGGACGGTGCTTTCTGGTTTTACGGTGGCATTGGGTCTTTTCATTTTCATTGTTTTATTTGGGATTGGGAACGGACTTAATAACTCATTTGCGAAGGCATTTACAAGAGATGCAACCAATCTGATAATGGTTTGGGGTGGAAAAACGACTATTCCTTATGCAGGTTTACAGTCGGATAGGACCATTACATTTAATAATGATGATTTTGATGCGATTGTAAAAGAAAGTAAAGGAAAATTAGAGTACGCTTCACCAAGATATACGACAAATCTTACTGTGAAATATGGTAAGGAAAGTGGAAGTTATCAAATCAACGGTGTTTTGGGAGATGAAAAATTTCTCGAAAATAGAACGATGATAGACGGTCGTTACATCAATGAGCGAGATAACGAACTGAAACAAAATGTAGCATCCATTGGAAGAATGGCTTGGCGGGATTTGATTCGTGATGGTAATCCAATTGGGAAAGATTTGGAAATCAATGGAACGATGTTCAAAGTCGTTGGTGTTTTCTCTGACCCAGGTGGTGATTGGGATGAACGCCATATTTCTATTCCGCTTTCCACACTACAACAGATGAAAAAAAGTTCGGACACCATCAGTACTGTGATGCTGGCTTATAACCCGGATATGACACCGGATGAAGGTGTAAAATATGGAGACCAACTCGAGAAAAACATTAGAGCAAGACAAAGTATCTCTCCAGAAGACCAACAAGGAATCAGAGTTAGTAATAATGCTAAAAATACACAGGATTCTTTTGCTTTCTTGTTCGTGATTACTGCTGTTGTAGGATTTATTGGGCTTGGAACTTTGCTGGCGGGAATCATTGGTATTAGTAACATCATGGTTTACATCATCAAAGAAAGAACTAAGGAAATCGGAGTACGAAAAGCAATTGGTGCGAAACCAGCCGGAATTGTCGCTTTGATTTTACAGGAAAGTATTGTGATTACTGTGATTTCCGGATTCGTTGGAGTAGGATTAGGTGTTCTGGCTTTGAAATTAATTGGTAATAATCTGGAAGATTTCTTTATCACAGAACCATCCGTAGGTTGGGGATTAATTGCTGCAGCATTTTTCTGTTTGGTACTTTCTGGTGCAATTGCAGGATTTGTTCCGGCTTACAAAGCCTCAAAAATCAAACCAATTGAAGCTCTGAGAACAGATTAA